TCTTTTAGTTCTGGTAAACTTCTTGGTGCATTAAGTTTAGATTGACAATACTCTTAAAATAATGTAGGCTATTTGATAGTATAAAATTTTAGGGAGGATTTTAATAATGACTAATTTATCAACAAAAAGTAAACTTTTACTTGGAATTCAACACGTACTAGCTATGTTTGGAGCTACTGTTCTAGTTCCATTTCTAACTGGTTTAAATCCATCAGTAGCTTTACTTTCAGCAGGTATAGGAACACTGCTTTTTCATCTTTGTACAAAAGGAATTGTTCCTGTTTTTTTAGGGTCATCATTCGCTTTTATTGGAGCCTTAGCTCTTGTTTTAAAAGAAGAGGGAATTGCTGCTATTAAAGGTGGAGTTATCTCTGCTGGTTTCGTTTATATTTTTATGTCTTGGATGATTAAAGTTTTTGGTGTTGAGAAAATTAAATCGTTCTTTCCACCTGTTGTTGTTGGACCTATTATAATGGTTATTGGATTAAGATTAAGTCCAGTAGCTCTTTCTATGGCAGGATATTCAAACGGACACTTTGACTTAAAAAGTCTTATTGTTGCTCTTATAGTTGTAATTTCTATGATAACTATTTCAATCTTAGAAAAGTCATTTTTTAGATTAGTTCCAATCTTAATATCTGTTATTCTTGGATATATAGTTTCTATTTTCTTAGGATTAGTAGATTTTGCACCTATCGCTGCTGCAAATTGGATTGGTTTTTCTGGTGATGCATTAAAAGATTTACTAACTTTACCTAAATTTTCTGCAACAGCTATTTTAGCAATTGCACCTATTGCATTAGTTGTTTTTATCGAGCACATTGGAGATATTACAACAAATGGAGCTGTTGTTGGTAAAGATTTCTTTAAAAATCCAGGTATTTCAAGAACATTATTAGGAGATGGAGTTGCTACTGTTGCTGCTGGATTCTTAGGTGGACCTGCAAATACAACTTATGGAGAAAATACTGGTGTTCTTGCTGTCACTAAAGTTTATGATCCTGCTATTTTAAGAATTGCAGCTTGCTACGCAATTGTTCTAAGCTTTATCGGAAAATTTGGAGTTATTTTACAAACCATTCCAACTCCAGTTATGGGTGGAATATCTATTATACTATTCGGTATGATTGCTTCTGTTGGAGTTAGAACTGTTATAGATGCTGAAATTGACTTTTCTCACTCTAGAAACCTTTTAATTGCATCTCTTATATTTGTTTTAGGAATTGCTATTGATAATATTATTATTTGGAAAACAGTTTCTTTATCTGGTCTTGCTATTGCAGCTTTGATTGGAGTTTTGTTAAATAAAATATTACCTAAAGATCAACTAGATAGTTAATAAAAAAATCTATTAAAATAGGAAGAAGTTTGAAGCTTTTCTTCCTATTTTTTATTTTTTGTTGTAATATATAAAATATAATAAAGGAATATAGGGGGATTAGATGAAGAAATTTATAGTTCTTATTCTTATGGCAAATCTAGCTTTTGCTGGTAAATATTTTTATGAAAAAAAATCGTCACAGTCTCAAAATACTTTAATAAAACCATTACCTGAAATAAAAAAGGAGGATTTTTCTATGCTAAAAAATAGAGATGAAATTGCACAACAATATAAATGGGATTTAAATGATATCTATCCAAATTGGAATCAATGGGAAGCTGATTTAGTAAAACTTAAAGAACTTATGGCAGAAATTCCTAAATATCAAGGAGAGATTTCTAAAAATCCAAAAACTTTTGTTGAATTTATAGATCTTGAAGAAAAAATATCAAGACTTTTAGACAAAATTTATCTATATCCATACTTACAAAGAGACTTAGATTCAACTAATGAAGTTGCTTCTGTTAAACTTCAAGAAATTGAGAGCATATATGCTAACTATTCTATCTCTTCATCTTGGATTACACCTGAAATATTAACTATTCCTAAAGAAACTATGGTTACGTGGATTAATGAAAATCCTACTCTTGAACCTAATAGATTCCCTTTAATGGAAATTTATAGACTTCAAGAACATGTTTTATCTGCAGATAAAGAAAAATTATTATCATACTTTGGACAATATTTAGGTGTTCCATCTGATATATACAGTGAATTATCTACCTCAGATATTAAATGGAATGATGTTGAATTATCTGATGGAAGTAAAACTACTGTTACTAATGGAGTTTATTCTAAAGTAATTTCAACTAATAGAAATCAAGAAGATAGAAAAAAAGTTTTTGAAGCTCTTTATAACTCTTTTAATATTAATAAAAATACATATGCTTCAATTTATAAAAGTATTTTACAAAGAGATTTTGCCACAGCTCAATCTAGAAATTATAAATCTAGTTTAGAAAAAGCTTTAAATCCTAAAAATATTCCTTTAGATGTTTACACATCTTTAATTGAATCTACAAAAGAAAATACGGCACCTTTAAAAAGATATATAGCTTTAAGAAAGAACGCTTTAAATTTATCTGACTATCACTATTATGATAACTCTGTAAATATTGTAGATTACAATAAAGAATTTACATATGAGGAAGCTAAAAATACAGTTTTAGAATCTGTTAAACCTTTAGGTGAAGATTATTATAATGGATTAAATACAGCTCTAAGTGAAGGGTGGTTAGATGTATATGAAACACCTAACAAAAGAAGTGGAGCATACTCTTTAAATATATACGATGTACATCCATACATGTTACTTAACTATAACGGAACAATGGATGCTGTCTTCACTTTAGCACACGAACTTGGACATACTATGCACTCTATGTTATCTACTAAAAATCAACCATATCCAATTAGTAGCTACACTATCTTTGTTGCTGAAGTTGCATCAACATTTAATGAAAGATTACTACTTGATAATATGTTAAGAAATACAACTGATCCTAAAGAGAAAATAGCTCTTATTGAACAAGCTATCGGTGGAATTGTTGGAACTTACTATATTCAATCTCTATTTGCTGATTATGAGTATCAAGCACACCAAATTGTAGAAAATGGTGGTGCTATAACTCCTGAAGTTTTAAATAATATTATGGAAAACTTATTTAAAGATTACTTTGGAACTGAATTAACTATGGATGAATTACAAAAGATTATTTGGGCAAGAATCCCTCATTTTTATAACTCTCCATATTATGTATATCAATATGCAACTAGTTTTGCTTCATCAGCAAATTTATATGACAGAATAACGAATACAAAATATACTCCTCAAGAAAGAGAGAAAGCAAAAAATGAGTATCTTACTCTTCTAAAATCTGGTGGAAATGATCATCCTATGAATCAGCTAAAAAAAGCTGGTGTTGACTTAAGTAAAAAAGATGCTTTTAATGCTGTTGCTACAGAATTTAATAGACTTTTAGATCTTTTAGAAGAGGAACTAAAAAAAGAGAAGGGAGATATCTAATATGCTTTTACTTAGATGGATTTTTAACTTTCTAAAATTTATCATTAGAGAAATCTCTTCAATGATAATAAAGTTTGCATTCCTTTTAGTTTTAATAATTTTAGCTTTTAATTATTTTACTAAAACTAAAAAAAGCCCTATTACTAAAAAATCATACTTAAAAATAGATTTGGCTAAAGAGTTTAATGAGACTTTAATTCAAAGTCCTCTTAATTTTAACTCTAAGAGTATAAATTTTTATCAACTTTTAAATAATATAAGTATGGCTAAAGAAGATTCTAATGTTCAAGGAATTATATTATTTTTAGATGATAACTCTTTAAGCAGAAGCCAAATTGATGAACTTGGAGAAGTTTTGAATGAATTTAAAACTTCAACTAAACCTGTATATTCATATGGAGCTATGTTAGATAACAACTCTTTATTAATAAGTAGTTATACTAATGAAATTATTATGCCTCCCGCAGCATCCACTGCTGTAAACATTACTGGATATAATAAAGATATCCCGTACTTTAAAGGTTTAACTGAAAAATTGGGAATAGATGTTAATGTTATTCATGTGGGAGACTTTAAAACTTATGGTGAGAATTATACTCGAAGTGAAATGTCTGAAGAAAATCGTTCTGATTTAAAGAGAATCCTAGATAAAAGTTACTCTTTTTTTCTTGAAGATTTATCTAAAAACCGTTCAATTGAAATTAATAATTTAAATTCTACAATTCTTTCAGGAGAATTAATGGGAGAATCATCAGAATCTTTAAAAAAATATAATTTAATAAGTACTTTAAATTATTGGGAGAATTTCAAAAAAGAAAAAAATATTGAAAATATAACTAATATAGAGGAGTATATTCCATCTTTTAAACCTACAATATCTAATAATAAAATAGCAGTAGTTTATGCTGATGGTGAAATTAATTATACATCTTCTAAAAATCCTACTGCTAGCACTATAACTCCTGATAAATTTATTTCTGCTTTGGAAAAAGCTGAAAAAGACGACAATGTTAAAGGAATTGTAATTAGAGTTAATTCTCCTGGTGGATCTGCTTTAGCATCAGATATTATTTGTAATGCTATTAAAAATGTTGAAAAGCCAATATATGTTTCTATTGGAAATGTAGCAGCTTCTGGTGGTTATTATATTTCAACTGCTGCTAAAAAAATATTTGCTGATAAAAATAGTATAACTGGTTCTATTGGAGTTGTTAGTCTTATTCCCAACGTTAAAGAACTTACAAATAAAATTGGTATCAATATGAATGATATATCTTATGGTAAATATTCAGATTTGTACTCTTTAACAGCTCCAATGACTCCTGAAAGACAAGAGAAAATATATAATTCTAATCTTAAGGTTTATAAAGAGTTTTTAAATAAAGTTGCCTATGGAAGAAATTTACCATTAGAAGAAGTTGAAAAAATAGCTCAAGGAAAAGTTTGGTTAGGAGATGAAGCTATTAAAATTGGACTTATTGATTCCATTGGTGGAATAAATGCAACTATAAAAACTTTAGCTACAGACTTGAATATAAATGACAATTACTCTGTTACTGAAATTTCTTATGAAGAGGATTTAAAAACTATGTTTGAGTCAACAATATTTCCTATACAAACTTTTTTCTCTTTTAAATCTTTAACCAAAAGTGAAAATCTTAAAAACTTAATTGAAAATGAAGATATATTCTTTAAACCAATTTTATACCTAAGCTTTTAAATCTCTAGTTGAAAAGTTACTCTCTATTATGATATAATCATAACAATTACACAATATATTCTAGGAGGGATTAAATTGGTTAGAAAACTAAAAGGACAAAAAACTACTGGAGGAAACTCTCAATCTGATATTTTAAGACAAGCTCAAGCTATGCAACAACAAATGCTTTCTGTTCAAGAATCATTAAAAGAAAAAGAAGTTGAGGCTTCTGTTGGTGGTGGAGCTGTTGTAGTAAAAGCTAATGGACAAAAAGATATCGTTTCTATAAAAATATCTGAAGAGACTATTAAAGATGCTGTTGAAGATAAAGAGATGTTAGAAGATCTTGTTCTTTCTGCTGTTACTGAGGCTATGAGACAAGCTGATGAGTTAGCTGAGAAAGAGATGTCTGCTGTTACTGGTGGAATCAATATCCCAGGTCTATTCTAGTTTGAATTTTAGGCACCGATACAATAAGTATTGGTGCTTTTTTTTACTTTAAATTTATGTTATAATTATTTGAAAATACTTTGATTATAGGTGGTTTTTTAATGGAAAATAATAAATATAAAAGATATGGTTTAATACTTTACTACCTACTAAAAATTATTTCTAAAACAATGAAAATAGAGATTATAAAAAGTCCTAAACTTGTTGAGGGAGAAAATTATGTATGTGGTTTTTGGCACAATAAACTTGTTGGAGCCTCTCTAGGACTAATCAATCTATCTGAAAAAAAAGCTGTCTTAGCTAGCCCCTCTAAAGATGGAGAGTTAATATCTATTCCTTTAGAAAAAATGGGCTTTACTATGGTTAGAGGTTCTTCTGGAAAGGATTCAATTAAATCAGTTTTAAAATTAATTAAATTAGTTAAGAGTGGTCATAGTGCGGGAACCCCATTAGATGGACCAAAAGGTCCTATTTATGAGGTTAAGCCTGGCATGTTATATCTTGCTCAAAAATCTGGAAAAGCTCTAGTTCCAGTTGGTGTAGCATTTAGTAATAAATGGACTTTTGAAAAAGCTTGGGATAAATTTCAAATGCCTAAACCTTTTTCTAAAATGGTTTGCTTAATTGGAGACCCCATTTTAATTCCTGGTGATGCTAATTTAGATGATTATTTAGATTTAGCGAAAGAAGCCCTATTCCAAATAGATAAAGAAGCTGAAAAAATATTAAATGAAAAAAAATAACGTTTTGAAAGGAGATTAATAGATGAGTAAAAATTTTTATGTAACAACACCGATATATTATGTTAATGGAGATCCACATGTTGGAAGTGCATATACAACTATTGCAGCTGATGTTTTAGCTAGATACAAAAAATCAAAAGGTTTTGATGTATTCTTTTTAACAGGTACTGATGAACATGGACAAAAGGTTGAGGAAGCTGCTAAAATGAGAGATTTAACTCCTCAGGCTTGGACAGATTCTATGGCTCCTAGATTTATTGATATGTGGAAAGCATTAGATATCAATTATACAGATTTCATAAGAACTACAGAACCAAGACATAAAGAGGCTGTTAAAAAAATTATAAAAACAGTTTATGATAAAGGTGATATTTATAAAGGTGAATATGAAGGAAAATATTGTGTTTCTTGTGAAACATTTGTTCCTGAGAATCAAATTGTAAATGGAAACCACTGTCCTGATTGTGGTAAAGAACTAACAATGGTTAAGGAGGAATCTTATTTCTTTAAGATGTCTAAATATCAAGATGCTTTACTTGAGCATATTGAAAGTCATCCTGACTTTATTCTTCCTCACTCTAGAAAAAATGAGGTTGTTTCATTTATAAAACAAGGACTTCAAGATCTATCTATTTCTAGAAATACATTTGAATGGGGAATTCCAATTGAGTTTGCTCCTGGACATATAACTTATGTATGGTTTGATGCTTTAACAAACTATTTAACAGCTGTTGGATATGAGAATAATCCTGAATTATTTGACAAATTCTGGAATAATGGAGAGGTTGTTCACCTTTTAGGAAAAGATATTCTTAGATTCCATGCTATTATTTGGCCTTGTATGCTTTTATCAGCAGGAATTAAACTTCCAAATAAAATTGTAGCTCATGGTTGGTGGACTTCTG
This window of the Cetobacterium somerae ATCC BAA-474 genome carries:
- a CDS encoding uracil-xanthine permease family protein, coding for MTNLSTKSKLLLGIQHVLAMFGATVLVPFLTGLNPSVALLSAGIGTLLFHLCTKGIVPVFLGSSFAFIGALALVLKEEGIAAIKGGVISAGFVYIFMSWMIKVFGVEKIKSFFPPVVVGPIIMVIGLRLSPVALSMAGYSNGHFDLKSLIVALIVVISMITISILEKSFFRLVPILISVILGYIVSIFLGLVDFAPIAAANWIGFSGDALKDLLTLPKFSATAILAIAPIALVVFIEHIGDITTNGAVVGKDFFKNPGISRTLLGDGVATVAAGFLGGPANTTYGENTGVLAVTKVYDPAILRIAACYAIVLSFIGKFGVILQTIPTPVMGGISIILFGMIASVGVRTVIDAEIDFSHSRNLLIASLIFVLGIAIDNIIIWKTVSLSGLAIAALIGVLLNKILPKDQLDS
- the sppA gene encoding signal peptide peptidase SppA; protein product: MLLLRWIFNFLKFIIREISSMIIKFAFLLVLIILAFNYFTKTKKSPITKKSYLKIDLAKEFNETLIQSPLNFNSKSINFYQLLNNISMAKEDSNVQGIILFLDDNSLSRSQIDELGEVLNEFKTSTKPVYSYGAMLDNNSLLISSYTNEIIMPPAASTAVNITGYNKDIPYFKGLTEKLGIDVNVIHVGDFKTYGENYTRSEMSEENRSDLKRILDKSYSFFLEDLSKNRSIEINNLNSTILSGELMGESSESLKKYNLISTLNYWENFKKEKNIENITNIEEYIPSFKPTISNNKIAVVYADGEINYTSSKNPTASTITPDKFISALEKAEKDDNVKGIVIRVNSPGGSALASDIICNAIKNVEKPIYVSIGNVAASGGYYISTAAKKIFADKNSITGSIGVVSLIPNVKELTNKIGINMNDISYGKYSDLYSLTAPMTPERQEKIYNSNLKVYKEFLNKVAYGRNLPLEEVEKIAQGKVWLGDEAIKIGLIDSIGGINATIKTLATDLNINDNYSVTEISYEEDLKTMFESTIFPIQTFFSFKSLTKSENLKNLIENEDIFFKPILYLSF
- a CDS encoding YbaB/EbfC family nucleoid-associated protein, whose protein sequence is MVRKLKGQKTTGGNSQSDILRQAQAMQQQMLSVQESLKEKEVEASVGGGAVVVKANGQKDIVSIKISEETIKDAVEDKEMLEDLVLSAVTEAMRQADELAEKEMSAVTGGINIPGLF
- a CDS encoding lysophospholipid acyltransferase family protein, which gives rise to MENNKYKRYGLILYYLLKIISKTMKIEIIKSPKLVEGENYVCGFWHNKLVGASLGLINLSEKKAVLASPSKDGELISIPLEKMGFTMVRGSSGKDSIKSVLKLIKLVKSGHSAGTPLDGPKGPIYEVKPGMLYLAQKSGKALVPVGVAFSNKWTFEKAWDKFQMPKPFSKMVCLIGDPILIPGDANLDDYLDLAKEALFQIDKEAEKILNEKK
- the pepF gene encoding oligoendopeptidase F, which produces MLKNRDEIAQQYKWDLNDIYPNWNQWEADLVKLKELMAEIPKYQGEISKNPKTFVEFIDLEEKISRLLDKIYLYPYLQRDLDSTNEVASVKLQEIESIYANYSISSSWITPEILTIPKETMVTWINENPTLEPNRFPLMEIYRLQEHVLSADKEKLLSYFGQYLGVPSDIYSELSTSDIKWNDVELSDGSKTTVTNGVYSKVISTNRNQEDRKKVFEALYNSFNINKNTYASIYKSILQRDFATAQSRNYKSSLEKALNPKNIPLDVYTSLIESTKENTAPLKRYIALRKNALNLSDYHYYDNSVNIVDYNKEFTYEEAKNTVLESVKPLGEDYYNGLNTALSEGWLDVYETPNKRSGAYSLNIYDVHPYMLLNYNGTMDAVFTLAHELGHTMHSMLSTKNQPYPISSYTIFVAEVASTFNERLLLDNMLRNTTDPKEKIALIEQAIGGIVGTYYIQSLFADYEYQAHQIVENGGAITPEVLNNIMENLFKDYFGTELTMDELQKIIWARIPHFYNSPYYVYQYATSFASSANLYDRITNTKYTPQEREKAKNEYLTLLKSGGNDHPMNQLKKAGVDLSKKDAFNAVATEFNRLLDLLEEELKKEKGDI